One Deltaproteobacteria bacterium genomic region harbors:
- a CDS encoding DUF799 family lipoprotein: MKRLSCFRPNHLLRLSIYLLTGLILLSGCVHYQGDNPVPTIVATTEAFKAFDGEYENTPYFQHHKPVSIAVLPFTALEVKSYSLKTNFVHPEDIVRAGMYNHISSLPFKDLEIFDTDTRLANAGLKDPESVERLLAENPKKLKAILGVDAVVSGEVTHFDQIFLGVYSQVAVGCEVKMRDLDTGNLLWRAKHVSRAHAGGVSLNPLGMLMAAVASVWNLRDSEMLSQTDEVFREIASTIELPESFKALQVPPPRIDLFACINAQKPFTAGQPVSFRLIGDKDGSAYVDIGEFKSAIPLKPLTPQMTVAVRAEVIASIEDQYRQSGHHLTEELTRAIEKELAAREIYEGVYTVEPGEQMYGLMAKAYLADHSGSRATSLDPVHIIDIDARPPEAVDGLAPLSFDRRVELTWRHCTGKDVVGYEVWASRSPFSGYALAQTTENNRAVMDGLENFVSSYAKVRAVDRAGNRGAFSAFTEVVALPEPDLFDLPQPGPVLGGDLTASVLLTEAKSPYTVQSSLVVTSDATLHVAPGVTILFMPGTVLSVQGGSIACYGSEKKGVRLGPVATDSPPGSWGGVVLGNSGHALLRYTRIEKAATGLTIANSRPLITRMTITASSQAGLYLKDNARPNITCSIIADNQGQGGMVVAGEGIAPAIQSTTFLNNSPFDVQNYAPVELDLTNNYWGDPNPGDGKLLGPVIWMPRLDSPPDRCGE, translated from the coding sequence ATGAAGCGCTTGAGCTGTTTCCGGCCAAACCATCTGTTACGCCTGTCGATTTACCTGCTCACCGGCCTGATTTTGTTGTCGGGCTGTGTACATTATCAGGGCGACAATCCCGTCCCGACAATCGTGGCAACCACCGAAGCCTTCAAGGCCTTTGACGGGGAATATGAAAACACGCCCTATTTTCAGCATCACAAGCCGGTATCCATCGCCGTTCTGCCCTTCACCGCACTCGAAGTCAAATCGTACAGCCTGAAGACAAATTTCGTTCACCCCGAGGATATCGTACGGGCGGGAATGTACAACCACATCAGTTCGCTGCCCTTCAAGGACCTTGAAATATTCGACACGGACACACGCCTCGCGAACGCCGGCCTGAAAGATCCCGAATCCGTCGAACGCCTCCTTGCCGAGAACCCTAAAAAGTTGAAAGCTATTCTGGGCGTGGATGCCGTTGTTTCCGGCGAAGTCACCCATTTCGACCAAATTTTTCTGGGGGTATATTCCCAGGTGGCCGTTGGGTGCGAGGTAAAAATGCGGGATCTTGACACGGGCAATCTTTTGTGGCGGGCAAAACATGTCAGCCGGGCCCACGCCGGCGGCGTATCCCTCAACCCCCTCGGGATGCTCATGGCGGCCGTGGCTTCGGTCTGGAATCTAAGGGACTCGGAAATGTTGAGCCAGACCGACGAGGTGTTCAGGGAAATTGCTTCGACCATCGAGTTGCCGGAATCGTTTAAGGCACTGCAGGTACCCCCCCCGCGAATTGATCTGTTCGCGTGCATCAATGCCCAAAAGCCGTTTACCGCCGGCCAACCGGTTTCCTTCCGGCTCATAGGCGACAAAGACGGCAGTGCCTACGTGGATATCGGCGAGTTCAAGAGTGCCATTCCGCTCAAACCACTGACCCCTCAGATGACAGTTGCCGTTCGAGCCGAGGTGATCGCTTCCATCGAGGACCAATACCGCCAAAGCGGTCACCATTTAACGGAGGAGCTGACCCGGGCCATTGAAAAGGAGCTTGCTGCACGGGAGATCTATGAAGGGGTCTACACGGTCGAACCGGGGGAACAGATGTACGGTCTGATGGCCAAGGCCTACCTGGCCGATCATTCCGGATCCCGAGCCACCAGCCTGGATCCCGTTCACATAATTGACATCGACGCCCGGCCACCCGAGGCCGTCGATGGGTTGGCGCCTCTTTCCTTTGATCGGCGGGTCGAGCTTACCTGGCGTCACTGTACCGGGAAGGACGTCGTTGGGTATGAGGTTTGGGCAAGTCGATCTCCCTTCAGCGGATACGCATTGGCGCAAACCACAGAAAACAATCGTGCGGTCATGGACGGGCTCGAAAATTTCGTCTCCTCCTATGCGAAGGTGAGGGCCGTTGACAGGGCCGGCAACCGGGGGGCATTCAGCGCCTTCACCGAGGTTGTCGCCCTGCCTGAACCCGATCTTTTTGATCTGCCCCAACCGGGTCCGGTGCTCGGCGGAGACCTCACCGCCAGCGTTCTTCTGACGGAGGCAAAGAGTCCCTACACGGTTCAATCCTCCCTGGTGGTAACATCGGATGCGACCCTTCATGTCGCTCCGGGTGTGACTATTCTCTTTATGCCGGGCACCGTGCTTTCCGTCCAGGGCGGCAGCATCGCATGTTACGGCAGTGAAAAAAAAGGTGTCCGCCTGGGACCGGTCGCCACCGACAGCCCCCCGGGTTCCTGGGGTGGCGTTGTGCTCGGCAATTCCGGTCATGCGCTTCTCCGGTACACCCGCATCGAAAAGGCTGCCACCGGGTTGACCATCGCCAATAGCCGGCCGTTGATCACGCGCATGACCATAACGGCATCTTCACAGGCAGGGCTGTATCTCAAGGACAATGCCAGACCCAACATCACCTGCTCGATCATTGCCGACAATCAGGGGCAGGGCGGTATGGTCGTGGCGGGCGAAGGCATCGCACCGGCCATCCAGAGCACCACTTTTCTGAACAACAGCCCTTTTGATGTTCAGAACTATGCACCGGTCGAGCTCGATCTCACCAACAACTACTGGGGGGACCCGAACCCTGGAGATGGAAAGCTGTTGGGGCCGGTTATCTGGATGCCCCGGCTCGACTCGCCACCGGACCGCTGCGGAGAATGA